CGCCAACCCGATACGACGGTCATAGGAGTATCACGCCATGCTACCATTGAGCACGCGCGTTACCACCATCGCCCCTCGACTTATCGGATAACTTGGCCGTGGAGGCCAATCTGTACACCGTATTTGCCCCCCATCCGGATGCCGCTAGCCTCACGCTGATAAACAACGCGGCGGTATTAGGCCAAATCGGGTACGTGGGCGAACTTCCCAATGAGCACTTCACCTTTGCCTTCGATGTGAACTTGGTGGCCCCGGCTATGCTCATGAACACCTTTCTGAGTAAATATGCTGACATGACGTGCCCGCGCACTATTCTCAATATTAGTAGTGGTGCGGCCCAGCGGGCCGTGGATGGTTGGGCCGCTTATTCGGCCTCCAAAGCGGCCCTCGATGCGTTGACGCGCGCTATTCAGAAGGAGCAGGACTTGCGAGGTACGGGAGTGCGCGTGCAAACTATCTCCCCAGGAGTACTCGACACAGGGATGCAGGAACAGATTCGGAACACCGATAACCGGCAGTTTAGTG
The window above is part of the Hymenobacter radiodurans genome. Proteins encoded here:
- a CDS encoding SDR family NAD(P)-dependent oxidoreductase produces the protein MEANLYTVFAPHPDAASLTLINNAAVLGQIGYVGELPNEHFTFAFDVNLVAPAMLMNTFLSKYADMTCPRTILNISSGAAQRAVDGWAAYSASKAALDALTRAIQKEQDLRGTGVRVQTISPGVLDTGMQEQIRNTDNRQFSEVDKFVAFHTEDKLADPTEVARKILASL